A window of Etheostoma spectabile isolate EspeVRDwgs_2016 chromosome 18, UIUC_Espe_1.0, whole genome shotgun sequence contains these coding sequences:
- the mgat2 gene encoding alpha-1,6-mannosyl-glycoprotein 2-beta-N-acetylglucosaminyltransferase produces MRFRIYKRKVVILTVVVVICGLAFWSSGRQKKNDSGPLPKEVETVKRSSSSISSSSSSINNHIQVQATPAVSRAPAPPPVIQANDTHQEKAKEKEKIPKPPQPEADNTTLVYRGIVFQLNFDQTIRNEEKFKAARQKDHLVVVVQVHNRPDYLKLLVDSLRKARGVESILLIFSHDYWSPDINKVVASVDFCQVLQIFFPFSIQLYPQEFPGHDPRDCPRDIPKKDALKLGCINAEYPDSFGHYREAKFSQTKHHWWWKLHFVWDRVRVLKEHKGVVLLIEEDHYLSPDFIHLLKLMSALKKERCNDCDILSLGSYSHIGYSSKANKVEVKPWKSTEHNMGMALSRETYQKLIKCTDTFCTYDDYNWDWSLQHLTVSCLPSYWKVMVSEAPRIFHAGDCGMHHKKTSCMPISQKTKIENILQSSGNQLFPKNLLIAKRLPANGAGGVAPHVKNGGWGDIRDHELCKSYARLQ; encoded by the coding sequence ATGAGATTCCGAATCTACAAGAGGAAGGTGGTGATACTGACTGTGGTGGTTGTCATCTGTGGCCTAGCTTTCTGGAGCAGCGGAAGGCAGAAGAAGAACGACAGCGGCCCGCTCCCCAAGGAAGTGGAGACGGTGaagagaagcagcagcagtattagcagcagcagtagtagcATCAACAATCATATCCAGGTGCAAGCCACTCCTGCAGTCAGCAGGGCACCTGCCCCACCGCCTGTTATACAAGCCAATGACACACACCAGGAGAAAgcaaaggaaaaagagaagataccAAAGCCACCACAGCCAGAGGCAGATAACACCACTTTAGTCTACCGCGGCATTGTCTTCCAGCTCAACTTCGATCAGACAATAAGAAATGAGGAAAAGTTTAAGGCAGCGCGGCAGAAGGACCATCTGGTTGTGGTGGTTCAGGTCCATAACCGACCAGACTACCTTAAGCTATTGGTGGACAGTTTGCGGAAGGCCAGAGGTGTGGAGAGCATACTGCTGATATTCAGCCATGATTACTGGTCTCCTGACATAAATAAAGTGGTGGCCTCTGTTGACTTTTGTCAGGTACTTCAGATTTTCTTCCCCTTCAGCATCCAGCTGTACCCCCAGGAGTTCCCCGGACACGACCCCAGAGATTGTCCCAGAGACATTCCCAAAAAAGACGCCTTAAAGCTGGGTTGCATCAACGCAGAGTACCCCGACTCATTCGGCCACTACCGTGAGGCCAAGTTCTCCCAGACCAAGCACCACTGGTGGTGGAAGCTGCACTTTGTATGGGACAGAGTCCGGGTTCTGAAGGAACATAAGGGTGTGGTCCTGCTGATCGAGGAGGACCACTACTTGTCCCCGGACTTTATCCATCTGTTGAAGCTGATGTCTGCTCTCAAAAAGGAGCGGTGCAATGACTGCGACATCCTCTCGCTTGGGAGCTACAGCCACATCGGCTACTCCAGCAAAGCAAATAAGGTGGAGGTGAAGCCCTGGAAGTCCACTGAGCACAACATGGGGATGGCTCTGAGTAGGGAGACGTATCAGAAGCTCATCAAATGCACCGACACGTTCTGCACTTACGACGACTACAACTGGGACTGGTCCTTACAACACCTGACTGTGTCCTGCTTGCCCTCCTACTGGAAGGTCATGGTGAGTGAGGCGCCGCGGATTTTCCACGCTGGAGACTGTGGCATGCACCACAAGAAGACTTCTTGCATGCCGATAAGCCAGAAAACCAAGATAGAAAACATCCTACAAAGCAGCGGGAACCAGCTGTTCCCAAAGAATCTCCTGATAGCGAAGAGACTGCCAGCCAACGGGGCCGGGGGGGTGGCACCACATGTGAAAAATGGGGGCTGGGGAGATATCAGGGACCATGAACTCTGCAAGAGTTATGCTCGATTACAGTGA
- the rps29 gene encoding small ribosomal subunit protein uS14, with protein MGHQQLYWSHPRKFGQGSRSCRVCSNRHGLIRKYGLNMCRQCFRQYAKDIGFVKLD; from the exons ATGGGCCATCAGCAGCTCTATTGGAGTCACCCCAGAAAATTCGGACAGGGATCCCGATCCTG CCGAGTATGCTCGAACAGACATGGTCTGATCCGTAAATACGGGCTCAACATGTGCCGCCAGTGCTTCAGGCAGTACGCTAAAGACATCGGCTTCGTCAAG CTGGACTAA